The Heyndrickxia acidicola sequence AAATAATAATGAATATTTAGACGAAGGAGGAGTAATGGTGTATTTACCTTCATTTAGTTTAGACGGAAAGATCGCCATAGTAACAGGTGCAGGAAGAGGAATTGGACAGGCAATTGCCATTGGATTTGCTGAAGCCGGCGCAGACGTGGCATTGCTTTCTAGAACGGAAGTGGATCTGAAAAAAACAGCCGCTGAAGTGGAACGCTTTGGGAGAAAAGCATACATAATTCCTTGTGATGTAACCAAAAGAGATGAAGTGAAAAATGCCATAGCTCTTGTTGCAGAAGAGGCAGGCAAGATTGATATTCTTGTGAATAATGCTGGGATGAATATCCGGTCAAGAGCTTTGGAAGCAACAGATGAAGAATGGCAAACCATAATGGATACCAATTTAAAATCAGCTTTTATGGCATCACAGGAAGCAGGAATGTATTTCAAAGAACAGAGTGGCGGCAGGATCATCAACATTACATCAGTAGGAGGACATGTTGCCTTAAGAACCGGTGTTGTATACGCGGCAACAAAGGCTGCACTGATTCAAATGACAAAAGTGCTTGCCCTGGAATGGGGGCAGTATAATGTGAATATTAATGCAATCGGACCATGGTATTTTAGGACTCCTTTAACAAAAGCATTATTAGAGGATGAAGAGTATGTAAATGATATTCTAGCGGTTACCCCTTTAAAAAGAATTGGAGAATTGGAAGAATTAGTAGGACCTGCAGTATTTTTTGCGTCAGATGCTTCCAAATATATCACCGGCCAGACCTTATTCGTGGATGGCGGGATGACCATTCATGGATTTTAAAGCTTTTAAGCAAATTAATTCGGAAAGTATAAAATTTTTTATTAAATAGGCTGTGTTAACGGACACAATTGTTTTTTAGTGAAACGTCTGTTTCACACCCCTTTTCAGCAAAGCTGAAAGGTTACAGTAAAGAAAGGAACCAAAAGCAAACAAGATTGCTTTTGGTTCCTTTTGTATAATTATTGTTGGGATGACACATAGTAATTCTCTAGCCGATCGCTGGAGCTAGACAGAAATTACATCATTTAAAATACTTTATTTAATGTGTTAAATTTTATTGCTGGTAACTGCTTGTTTTTTAGCTCATGTTACAGTAAAGAAAGGCTTTGGGCTTTCTTATTACTGTTCGGCTGCCAGTATGATGGATAGCCTTCCAGTTTCGTGCAGCTCTACGGGAAGGGATACGACATGAGCAAAGGCAGAATAGACAGGTGCGTTCTCAAAAACTGTAGGGGTAGATATATCAATTATAAAAGCTTTTCTTGAACAATTGGTTGAAAGGTTTCCTGCTATCATATTCCCTATTTCACCTGCAAAGGATGCAAGCATTTCATCAGGAAGAGGCATTCCAAACATAGACATTCCTAATTTCGAGAATAC is a genomic window containing:
- a CDS encoding chemotaxis protein CheX; its protein translation is MTFNSSINTLLDSTMEAITSVIPLKTVIKTPVLKNPSSSYQCFGVQITITGDFTGKMLIESDKDVFSKLGMSMFGMPLPDEMLASFAGEIGNMIAGNLSTNCSRKAFIIDISTPTVFENAPVYSAFAHVVSLPVELHETGRLSIILAAEQ
- a CDS encoding SDR family NAD(P)-dependent oxidoreductase, translated to MYLPSFSLDGKIAIVTGAGRGIGQAIAIGFAEAGADVALLSRTEVDLKKTAAEVERFGRKAYIIPCDVTKRDEVKNAIALVAEEAGKIDILVNNAGMNIRSRALEATDEEWQTIMDTNLKSAFMASQEAGMYFKEQSGGRIINITSVGGHVALRTGVVYAATKAALIQMTKVLALEWGQYNVNINAIGPWYFRTPLTKALLEDEEYVNDILAVTPLKRIGELEELVGPAVFFASDASKYITGQTLFVDGGMTIHGF